In Blastococcus saxobsidens DD2, the genomic stretch ACCTACCTGGCCCAGGTCTCGGGATCGGTGCCGCGCGACCTCGCGCGCCGGCTCCGGACCGGGATCGACCTGGACGACGGCCCGGTGAAGGTCGACTCCTTTCGGGTGGTCGACACCCACGCCGGGCAGTCGGTCGTGGAGGTGGTCCTGCACGAGGGGCGGAAGCACATCGTCCGCCGGCTGCTGGCCGCGGTCGGGCTGCCGGTGTCGCGGCTGACCCGCACGGCCGTCGGCCCGATCGAGCTGCGGGCCATGCGCTCGGGCACCATCCGCAAGCTCAGCCGCCAGGAGCTCGGTGCGCTGCAGGAGCTCGTCGGCCTGTGAGGCCGGCGACCCCGCAGGACGGTGGCGCGGCTTCCCTAGACTCGGCAGGGGCGTGCGGCGATCCGCGGGCCGACACCGATCGAGGAGAGTGCATGGCCGTCCGAGCCGTCCGGGGCGCGACACAGGTCGAGGCCGACGACCGGAACCAGGTGCTCGAGGCCACCCGTGAGCTGGTCCACGCGGTCATGGCGCGCAACGACCTGCGCTCCGAGGACCTGATCAGCATCCTGTTCACGGCCACGCCCGATCTGGTGTCGGAGTTCCCCGCCCTGGCGGCGCGCGAACTCGGTCTCGGGGACGTGCCGCTGATGTGCGCCACCGAGATCGCGGTGCCGCACGCGCTGCCGCGGGTGCTCCGGCTCATGGCGCACGCCGAGACGCCCAAGGACCG encodes the following:
- the aroH gene encoding chorismate mutase translates to MAVRAVRGATQVEADDRNQVLEATRELVHAVMARNDLRSEDLISILFTATPDLVSEFPALAARELGLGDVPLMCATEIAVPHALPRVLRLMAHAETPKDRADIQHVYLRGAVALRRDIAQ